A window of the Vicia villosa cultivar HV-30 ecotype Madison, WI unplaced genomic scaffold, Vvil1.0 ctg.001183F_1_1, whole genome shotgun sequence genome harbors these coding sequences:
- the LOC131633865 gene encoding proteasome subunit beta type-7-B-like, whose translation MTKSLDVPPKGGFSFDLCRRNDMLEKKGLKPPSYLKTGTTIVGLVFQDGIILGADTRATEGPIVADKNCEKIHYMAPNIYCCGAGTAADTEAVTDMVSSQLQLHRYHTGRESRVVTALTLLKRHLFNYQGHVSAALVLGGVDITGPHLHTIYPHGSTDTLPFATMGSGSLAAMSVFESKYKESLSRDEGVKIVVEAICAGIFNDLGSGSNVDVCVITKGHKEYLRNHLQPNPRTFVNPRGFTFSKKTEVLSTKITPLKEKVEVIEGDAMEE comes from the exons ATGACTAAGTCGTTGGATGTTCCTCCTAAGGGCGGGTTCAGTTTCGATCTCTGCAGAAGAAATGATATGCTGGAAAAGAAGGGTCTCAAACCCCCTTCTTATTTGAAGACTGGAACCACTATTGTTGGTTTAGTTTTCCAG GATGGTATCATTCTTGGAGCAGATACCAGGGCAACTGAAGGACCCATTGTCGCTGATAAAAATTGTGAGAAGATTCATTATATGGCTCCTAACATATATTGTTGTGGAGCAGGCACTGCTGCTGATACAGAGGCAGTAACAG ACATGGTTAGCTCACAGCTGCAACTACATCGCTATCATACTGGAAGAGAATCAAGAGTTGTTACCGCACTGACTCTTCttaagagacaccttttcaa TTACCAAGGTCATGTCTCAGCTGCATTAGTTCTTGGTGGGGTTGACATCACTGGACCACATTTACATACT ATCTATCCACATGGGTCAACTGACACCCTTCCATTTGCTACGATGGGATCTGGTTCTCTTGCTGCAATGTCTGTATTTGAGTCTAAATACAAGGAAAGCTTGAGT AGGGACGAAGGCGTTAAGATAGTTGTTGAGGCGATATGTGCTGGTATATTTAATGACTTGGGAAGTGGAAGTAATGTTGATGTTTGTGTGATAACCAAG GGACATAAGGAATATCTAAGGAATCACCTCCAGCCAAATCCCCGTACTTTTGTCAATCCAAGAggctttaccttctccaaaaagacTG AGGTTCTCTCGACAAAGATTACTCCTTTGAAGGAGAAGGTTGAAGTAATTGAAGGAGATGCTATGGAAGAGTAG